A genome region from Fervidobacterium changbaicum includes the following:
- the dnaN gene encoding DNA polymerase III subunit beta, with product MLKFVVSKSEVQEKISVASSSIGSRTVDPILQCLLFKPVNGHINIHATDLQTSVISTVKVGEYEGSESFAVDADLIDDIVRNLPEDEVIFEYANGKLLIKSGKARYNLTTVSDVERFPIIETDEGGIKFSIDTSILEEMLDRVSFCASSESAMRALNGVYWEVHGGFLRLVASDGYRLALAEQKLDIDNEFDFIIALKSVKELEKLLSSTTEPTINITFDHSIVSFNAGDVTMIVRTVEETFPDYKRVLPKAFKTRVVLNSDDFSEALKRVMVIAKRGTEKVQLKISDDVMELSSQSPDYGDAVENIPVTKDGEDLIVNFNPKFLSEAIKHIDEKEVEFNFVDNLSPLQINPRNVEGYMYIVLPVRA from the coding sequence ATGCTTAAATTTGTTGTGAGTAAGTCAGAAGTCCAAGAAAAGATATCTGTTGCATCATCTTCGATCGGTTCGCGAACAGTTGATCCAATTCTTCAGTGCTTGCTTTTTAAACCCGTTAACGGTCATATCAATATTCACGCAACTGATTTGCAAACCTCAGTAATATCGACCGTGAAGGTTGGAGAGTACGAAGGCAGTGAATCATTCGCTGTTGATGCCGATTTAATAGATGATATAGTAAGGAACTTACCGGAAGATGAAGTCATCTTTGAATACGCAAATGGTAAGTTATTGATAAAGAGTGGAAAAGCAAGATACAATTTGACAACCGTATCAGATGTCGAAAGATTTCCGATAATAGAAACAGATGAAGGTGGAATAAAATTCAGTATAGATACATCGATTCTTGAAGAGATGCTTGACAGGGTGAGCTTTTGTGCTTCAAGCGAAAGCGCTATGAGGGCACTGAATGGTGTATACTGGGAGGTTCATGGTGGTTTTTTGAGACTTGTTGCAAGTGATGGTTACAGACTTGCACTTGCAGAACAAAAACTGGACATAGACAACGAATTCGACTTCATTATCGCCCTCAAAAGCGTAAAAGAACTTGAAAAGTTGCTTTCAAGTACAACGGAACCAACGATAAATATTACATTCGACCATTCAATCGTTTCCTTCAACGCAGGCGATGTCACGATGATAGTAAGAACCGTTGAGGAAACATTCCCAGACTACAAACGTGTCTTGCCGAAAGCATTCAAAACCAGAGTTGTACTGAACTCGGACGACTTCTCCGAAGCGCTCAAACGTGTTATGGTGATCGCTAAAAGAGGAACTGAAAAGGTCCAGTTGAAAATATCAGATGACGTAATGGAACTTTCAAGCCAGAGCCCAGATTACGGTGATGCAGTTGAAAACATCCCCGTAACGAAAGATGGAGAAGATCTGATAGTGAACTTCAATCCAAAGTTCTTAAGTGAAGCTATAAAACACATCGACGAAAAAGAAGTTGAGTTTAATTTCGTCGATAATTTGAGTCCACTTCAGATTAACCCGAGGAATGTGGAAGGATACATGTACATAGTTCTTCCTGTAAGAGCGTAA
- a CDS encoding type II secretion system protein, producing the protein MRRGFTLIELLIVMSIIAALMAVATPVGVNAVAQAKATNVAGNFRTLQQAVIQMITLEPTPPKSGDILEYLYTKGYISTKPIGFEVGYETNEKAYIIRYTQSDVDVVKVKNIFSAVEINSSGGLVLRIPAP; encoded by the coding sequence GTGAGGCGAGGTTTTACCCTTATTGAGTTACTGATAGTCATGTCCATCATTGCAGCTCTGATGGCTGTAGCAACACCTGTTGGAGTGAACGCTGTAGCGCAGGCAAAGGCGACGAATGTAGCTGGAAATTTTCGAACACTTCAGCAGGCCGTTATACAGATGATAACGCTTGAACCTACCCCACCCAAAAGTGGTGATATACTTGAATATCTCTACACAAAAGGTTACATATCGACGAAACCCATAGGTTTCGAAGTTGGGTATGAAACTAATGAAAAAGCTTATATTATAAGGTACACGCAAAGTGATGTTGATGTAGTTAAAGTAAAGAACATCTTCAGTGCTGTTGAAATCAACTCATCGGGTGGACTTGTTTTGCGCATTCCAGCACCATAA
- a CDS encoding carbohydrate ABC transporter permease, with protein sequence MKYRTKEALVGYLFATPIILTVLIFTIYPIIAAFYYSLTDYQPLEARKFTYTFDPYDALELHTGVLKEEAKDYTVDELKEYFDPVTFVELDVGVKLSEEEKKIVKDYFDSLNLLNDFKEGKLPKQIKISDFMKKYMKGHSERFTKYVPRFVGLQNFKEMFKDMYFYTSFWNALLYSIIVVPIQTLLAIILAVAANSKIRGVNFFKSVFFLPAITSSAALSMIFWLIYSKPGVLNKILLALFGRLGFQPVDYLNEPKVALFAIMAMNIWSTAGYFMVTFLAGLQDIPSSIYEAARIDGATGTQIFWKITIPLLRPQIVFVSIMGTIGCMQVFDQIYFLIRNLRNITISYYIYKNAFEYGKMGYASALAVVLFAVILALSLIQRKVIKEEY encoded by the coding sequence ATGAAATATAGGACAAAGGAAGCACTCGTGGGATATTTGTTCGCAACACCAATTATACTCACCGTACTGATTTTCACAATTTATCCAATAATAGCCGCCTTTTATTATAGTTTAACTGACTATCAACCCTTGGAAGCAAGAAAATTTACATACACATTCGACCCTTACGACGCACTTGAACTGCATACCGGTGTGCTTAAAGAAGAGGCAAAAGATTATACGGTGGATGAACTCAAAGAATACTTCGACCCGGTTACTTTTGTCGAGCTTGATGTCGGTGTGAAGCTGAGTGAAGAAGAAAAAAAGATTGTAAAAGATTATTTTGACTCGCTGAATTTACTGAACGATTTTAAGGAAGGAAAATTACCAAAGCAAATCAAGATATCTGATTTCATGAAGAAATATATGAAAGGCCATTCAGAACGGTTCACGAAATACGTTCCCCGTTTTGTTGGACTTCAGAATTTCAAAGAGATGTTTAAAGATATGTATTTCTACACATCCTTCTGGAACGCACTACTGTACTCAATAATTGTTGTCCCCATTCAAACACTTTTGGCAATAATACTGGCGGTTGCGGCTAATTCAAAGATAAGAGGAGTTAACTTCTTTAAATCTGTTTTTTTCTTACCGGCTATTACATCTTCAGCCGCGCTTTCGATGATATTTTGGCTGATTTATTCTAAACCAGGCGTACTCAACAAAATCTTACTCGCACTTTTTGGACGGCTTGGGTTTCAGCCTGTAGATTACCTCAACGAACCGAAAGTAGCTCTCTTTGCAATCATGGCAATGAATATCTGGTCAACCGCAGGGTATTTCATGGTCACGTTCTTAGCTGGTCTTCAGGATATACCCTCGAGTATTTACGAGGCAGCTCGAATCGATGGAGCCACGGGCACTCAGATTTTTTGGAAGATAACTATCCCTCTTTTAAGGCCGCAGATAGTTTTTGTTTCTATAATGGGAACGATCGGTTGTATGCAGGTGTTTGACCAGATCTATTTCTTGATCAGGAACTTGAGAAACATAACAATATCTTACTATATCTACAAGAACGCGTTCGAGTACGGAAAAATGGGTTACGCCTCAGCGCTCGCTGTTGTACTATTTGCAGTAATATTGGCGCTTTCTCTCATTCAACGTAAAGTTATCAAAGAAGAATATTAG
- a CDS encoding HD-GYP domain-containing protein — MEISNIITLALGVSVVANGFLVSKLMKKSKENKYFSSQLQKFKDLSSKLRDIVVQREETFYKNLHEVAVGFLERVNKSYFIVFDGEYGSTVSTFGDSSINVAKRVKKTELPFATERVYTIEKDKLSTLFPNLVKDGSEKKMLLVSDIFIGGELKAKLLFERDEPFAKEEMETIKSLGPFFTSFIATHSYVSNQGKFQKDMILTIIRILEYHDPYTKGHSKNVATLASLIAEKMGLSDEMIRKTYWAALVHDIGKIVIPSTILNKEGKLTIEEFEVIKKHPVYGHDFLSTSSDLRELAKYVYHHHERWDGKGYPSGLSGEDIPLISRIITVVDAWDAMRSDRPYRKGLPKEVAMKELVEHSGIQFDPNIVKVFLSLIEEQGIG; from the coding sequence GTGGAAATCTCAAACATTATAACCTTAGCTTTAGGAGTGTCGGTTGTAGCAAACGGTTTTCTGGTATCAAAACTGATGAAAAAATCCAAAGAAAATAAATATTTTTCATCGCAGCTACAGAAATTCAAGGACCTTTCATCAAAGCTAAGAGACATCGTTGTTCAGAGGGAAGAAACCTTTTACAAGAATCTGCATGAAGTCGCAGTTGGATTTTTGGAAAGGGTTAACAAGAGTTATTTTATAGTCTTCGATGGTGAATACGGAAGCACAGTATCTACATTCGGAGACTCCTCAATTAACGTAGCAAAACGTGTGAAAAAGACAGAACTTCCATTTGCAACCGAGCGAGTTTATACCATTGAAAAGGACAAACTTAGCACTCTTTTTCCAAATTTGGTCAAAGACGGTTCCGAGAAGAAAATGTTGTTGGTTTCCGATATCTTCATCGGAGGGGAGCTCAAAGCAAAGTTACTTTTCGAACGCGATGAACCATTTGCAAAAGAAGAGATGGAAACTATAAAGAGTTTAGGGCCTTTCTTTACATCTTTTATAGCAACACACAGTTATGTGTCCAACCAGGGAAAGTTTCAAAAGGACATGATTCTTACAATCATACGCATCTTAGAATACCACGATCCTTACACGAAAGGGCATTCAAAAAACGTTGCAACCTTGGCTTCGCTTATAGCTGAGAAAATGGGATTATCTGATGAAATGATTCGAAAGACCTACTGGGCAGCCCTCGTACATGATATAGGAAAGATTGTTATTCCTTCAACGATACTGAACAAAGAAGGTAAACTGACGATTGAAGAATTCGAGGTTATAAAAAAGCATCCGGTTTACGGGCATGATTTTTTATCCACCTCTTCTGATTTAAGAGAACTTGCTAAGTACGTGTATCACCATCACGAACGGTGGGATGGAAAGGGATATCCTTCCGGACTATCTGGAGAGGATATCCCCTTAATATCAAGGATCATCACGGTAGTGGATGCTTGGGATGCGATGAGAAGTGATAGGCCATACAGAAAGGGTTTACCAAAAGAGGTCGCTATGAAAGAATTGGTAGAACATTCCGGTATTCAGTTTGACCCAAATATTGTTAAAGTGTTTCTTAGCCTGATCGAAGAGCAAGGAATTGGCTAA
- the pgmB gene encoding beta-phosphoglucomutase, whose translation MRPKACIFDLDGVIVDTAKYHYLAWKRLAKELGFEFTEKDNERLKGVSRMASLEILLSVGGIQIDDASVKEQLADKKNTWYVEYISQMTKDEILPGVEDFLKMLKENGIKIAIGSASKNTMTILNRIGIKDIFDAIIDGTKITKAKPDPEVFLKAAQELNVRPEECCVFEDAVAGIEAAKAAGMKVIGVGDPSILKGADKVIQSFVGQGIELIEF comes from the coding sequence GTGAGACCGAAGGCTTGTATATTCGATCTTGATGGTGTTATTGTCGATACAGCCAAATACCACTACTTGGCATGGAAAAGACTGGCTAAAGAACTTGGCTTTGAGTTCACAGAAAAGGATAACGAGCGACTGAAAGGCGTTAGTAGGATGGCATCTTTAGAAATTCTTCTATCCGTAGGTGGCATTCAAATTGACGACGCAAGTGTTAAGGAACAACTCGCTGATAAGAAAAATACATGGTATGTAGAATACATCAGCCAAATGACCAAAGATGAGATATTACCTGGGGTTGAAGACTTTCTTAAGATGTTGAAAGAGAATGGAATAAAGATAGCCATAGGTTCAGCAAGCAAAAACACGATGACGATTCTCAACAGGATAGGCATCAAGGACATATTTGATGCGATCATCGATGGAACAAAGATAACAAAAGCCAAGCCAGACCCAGAAGTCTTCTTAAAAGCTGCTCAAGAGCTGAACGTAAGGCCGGAAGAGTGCTGTGTTTTTGAAGATGCGGTTGCAGGTATCGAGGCTGCAAAAGCCGCAGGAATGAAAGTCATAGGTGTTGGAGATCCTTCAATTTTAAAAGGTGCGGACAAAGTTATTCAGTCGTTCGTTGGTCAAGGTATTGAATTGATAGAATTTTGA
- the yqeH gene encoding ribosome biogenesis GTPase YqeH: MAKCPGCGAEIQFDHPGKPGFIPYEVYTKRYEEGKEILCQRCFKLKHYGMLISEADEEEIMEFIMKVIKKFKYIIYIFDVFDFEGTYRPEIVELLSDANVVYVANKFDTLPKTVSGSQLKEWLKKRIPAKNSEIFITSTKNGFGISKLRKELETLKGSALVLGVTNVGKSSILKAITDSTATVSPYPGTTIGLIEHKLGGLKLFDSPGIVVNDRMIDLFDPECQSRILAKGEVTRKTFKPFPEETIFVGGLCQLKAVMSGNQQETKLRPIFQIFAPENVTFHKTKNQNFLSNYSKHFGKLLLPPCGEMDVEEITFKEEKLVVDVNQELSISGLCWINVKRGPVEFTVRLPESVRIYVREALMKPQRKFNQNSQN; the protein is encoded by the coding sequence ATGGCTAAATGTCCAGGTTGCGGTGCAGAAATACAGTTCGACCATCCTGGCAAACCAGGTTTCATACCGTACGAAGTCTACACCAAAAGATACGAAGAGGGCAAAGAGATACTCTGTCAAAGATGCTTTAAACTGAAGCACTATGGGATGCTTATAAGTGAAGCGGATGAAGAGGAGATAATGGAGTTCATAATGAAAGTGATAAAAAAGTTTAAGTACATCATCTACATCTTTGATGTTTTTGACTTCGAAGGGACATACAGACCAGAGATCGTGGAGTTATTATCCGATGCTAACGTTGTCTACGTTGCAAATAAGTTTGACACACTACCAAAAACAGTGAGTGGTAGCCAACTAAAAGAGTGGCTGAAAAAACGCATCCCAGCTAAGAATTCCGAGATATTTATCACAAGCACGAAGAACGGATTTGGAATTAGTAAATTAAGAAAAGAACTGGAAACTCTGAAAGGTAGTGCACTGGTGCTGGGTGTTACAAATGTTGGTAAGTCATCAATACTTAAGGCAATAACGGATTCCACAGCAACAGTCTCTCCTTATCCTGGAACAACCATCGGACTGATAGAACACAAATTGGGCGGTCTTAAGCTCTTTGATTCCCCTGGAATTGTTGTTAACGACAGGATGATAGACCTTTTCGATCCCGAATGCCAGTCGAGGATTTTGGCAAAAGGAGAGGTTACAAGAAAGACGTTCAAACCATTCCCGGAAGAGACGATTTTCGTTGGGGGATTGTGTCAATTAAAGGCAGTTATGAGCGGTAATCAACAAGAAACCAAGTTGAGACCCATATTCCAAATCTTCGCTCCTGAAAACGTTACGTTCCACAAGACGAAAAATCAGAACTTTTTGAGCAACTATTCAAAGCATTTTGGAAAGCTACTTCTCCCACCATGTGGTGAAATGGATGTTGAGGAAATTACTTTCAAAGAAGAAAAACTCGTGGTTGACGTAAATCAGGAACTTTCTATCTCTGGCCTTTGCTGGATAAATGTAAAGAGGGGACCGGTCGAGTTTACAGTAAGATTGCCGGAAAGTGTGAGGATTTACGTAAGAGAAGCTTTAATGAAGCCGCAAAGAAAATTTAATCAAAATTCCCAAAACTAA
- a CDS encoding GNAT family N-acetyltransferase, with product MEVIRKAEISDADVIASLILETGRSFLPLLFGPYVKLILGRLVKTPGTVFSLDNTHVLEIDEGKVVGIIVMFEGNTVRKRALKTGFALFQLMGFELFRRLPMFRYVWMRNKIRPDEFYISNVAVDKNYRGRGYGRKLMLFAEEVAKQKKFKKISLDVENTNVQAIELYKRLGYVGTRVNRINLKNVRFTFIRMEKLLVETGS from the coding sequence TTGGAAGTTATAAGAAAAGCCGAAATTTCAGATGCTGATGTTATTGCAAGCTTAATTCTTGAAACAGGACGCTCATTTTTGCCATTGCTTTTTGGTCCATATGTGAAGTTGATACTTGGTAGGTTAGTTAAAACTCCAGGGACCGTTTTTTCCTTGGACAACACTCATGTGCTTGAAATCGATGAAGGTAAGGTTGTCGGGATAATCGTTATGTTCGAAGGTAACACCGTTAGAAAACGAGCATTGAAGACCGGATTCGCCCTCTTCCAGTTGATGGGATTCGAGCTTTTTAGAAGATTGCCGATGTTCAGATACGTTTGGATGCGTAATAAAATTAGACCTGATGAGTTTTATATTTCGAATGTTGCCGTTGATAAAAACTACAGAGGTCGAGGCTACGGGCGAAAGTTGATGCTTTTTGCAGAAGAGGTGGCAAAACAAAAGAAATTCAAGAAGATATCTTTAGATGTTGAGAATACAAATGTTCAGGCAATAGAGCTCTACAAAAGACTTGGGTACGTAGGTACCAGAGTGAATAGGATAAACCTTAAGAACGTTCGTTTTACATTCATTAGAATGGAAAAGCTTCTGGTAGAAACGGGAAGTTAA
- a CDS encoding sulfur transfer protein involved in thiamine biosynthesis, with the protein MKVYYEFKIYEFDESMRGYDLLKKLGLNPEEHLIIVDGELYTEDRVIKKDKEVKIVKVTSSG; encoded by the coding sequence GTGAAGGTTTATTACGAATTCAAGATTTATGAATTTGATGAATCGATGCGTGGTTATGATTTATTAAAGAAGTTAGGACTGAATCCAGAAGAACATTTGATAATCGTAGATGGCGAGCTGTACACCGAAGATAGGGTTATAAAGAAGGACAAAGAAGTAAAAATTGTTAAAGTGACAAGTAGTGGTTAA
- a CDS encoding ABC transporter substrate-binding protein: MRRVLAVVLAVLLTVGLFAATKITISGWPGNPIEEGAIKKAVDTFNSTIGKQKGIEVVWEPIAGDYKQVLMTRLSGGTGPDLFYVDVYVFEELARANVLLPLDTYVKRDNFDINDFYPSLVDAFKYQNRLYGIAKDFSTLAVWFNKEIFDKYKVPYLTNDETWDSFLKKLQQLKAAGYETPLALAPDFNRVIPFIISFGGRLVKPDLSTALGEPNSKKAIQFYIDLVTKYNVAKEPSALGSGWLGEAIATEKCAVVMEGPWTIGFMKGSFPDTFKKMGIVEMPKGIKKATMIYTVAWSINRATPNKDAAWEVLKFLVTEGQQIFVDGAGVLASRKSIAAKDTDPVKKVFYKGAEYGVPWRVPTPTGLFATANDQINSLLKDLFYKKLTVDEAVKIIESNYNKWIGR, encoded by the coding sequence ATGAGAAGGGTTCTAGCGGTAGTGTTGGCGGTACTTTTGACGGTTGGGCTTTTCGCCGCAACAAAGATCACGATTTCAGGATGGCCGGGTAACCCCATTGAGGAAGGTGCTATTAAAAAGGCAGTTGACACATTTAACAGCACGATCGGTAAACAAAAAGGCATCGAAGTCGTGTGGGAACCCATTGCCGGTGATTACAAACAGGTTTTGATGACAAGGCTCTCAGGCGGTACAGGACCAGATCTTTTCTACGTCGACGTTTACGTCTTTGAAGAACTTGCACGAGCAAATGTGCTCCTTCCACTTGATACGTACGTGAAAAGAGACAACTTCGATATTAACGACTTCTACCCATCACTCGTTGATGCTTTCAAGTATCAGAACAGACTTTACGGTATAGCAAAAGACTTCTCTACGCTCGCAGTCTGGTTTAACAAGGAGATCTTCGATAAATACAAAGTCCCATATCTCACCAACGATGAGACATGGGACTCCTTCCTCAAAAAACTCCAACAGCTCAAAGCAGCTGGTTACGAGACCCCGTTAGCACTGGCACCAGATTTCAACAGGGTCATACCATTTATTATAAGCTTCGGTGGAAGACTTGTAAAGCCTGATCTTTCCACAGCACTTGGCGAGCCAAATTCCAAAAAAGCTATCCAGTTCTACATTGACTTGGTCACAAAGTACAATGTAGCAAAAGAGCCTTCAGCACTTGGTTCTGGTTGGCTTGGCGAAGCAATAGCAACGGAAAAGTGTGCGGTTGTTATGGAAGGTCCATGGACGATTGGATTTATGAAAGGCTCATTCCCAGATACATTCAAGAAGATGGGAATTGTTGAAATGCCAAAAGGAATAAAGAAGGCAACGATGATCTACACAGTCGCGTGGTCAATCAACCGGGCAACTCCGAACAAAGATGCTGCATGGGAAGTATTGAAATTCCTCGTTACGGAAGGCCAGCAGATATTCGTTGACGGTGCCGGTGTTCTTGCTTCCAGAAAATCAATTGCAGCAAAGGATACAGATCCTGTTAAAAAAGTATTTTACAAAGGTGCAGAATACGGTGTACCTTGGAGAGTTCCAACGCCAACTGGTTTGTTCGCAACTGCAAATGACCAGATTAATTCACTACTTAAAGACCTGTTCTACAAGAAACTCACAGTTGACGAAGCAGTGAAGATTATAGAGTCCAACTATAACAAATGGATTGGAAGATAA
- a CDS encoding phosphate propanoyltransferase yields MKKKEIPIIAGVSNRHVHLSREDVDILFGKDYQLTPIKDLGQPGQFACKETVIIVGPKGAIENVRVLGPERKETQVEISLTDAFKLGVMPPVRDSGDLEGTPGIVIVGPKGSVIKEKGVIIAKRHIHMHTSDAEKFGVKDKDIVKVVVEKGDRRLIFDDVLIRVSEKFALEFHVDTDEANAALLKTGDVVYIVEEL; encoded by the coding sequence ATGAAGAAGAAGGAGATACCTATCATCGCAGGAGTTAGTAACAGACACGTTCACCTTTCAAGAGAGGATGTGGATATACTCTTTGGAAAAGACTATCAGCTCACACCAATAAAGGACTTGGGACAACCGGGACAGTTTGCGTGTAAAGAAACGGTTATCATCGTTGGTCCAAAAGGTGCTATCGAAAATGTTAGAGTTCTTGGTCCTGAGAGAAAAGAAACTCAAGTGGAGATCTCTCTAACAGATGCTTTTAAACTCGGTGTTATGCCTCCGGTAAGGGACAGTGGAGACCTTGAGGGGACACCCGGTATTGTTATCGTCGGTCCAAAAGGTTCGGTTATAAAGGAAAAGGGGGTAATAATTGCTAAAAGGCATATTCACATGCATACATCAGATGCCGAAAAGTTCGGTGTGAAGGATAAGGATATCGTTAAGGTTGTTGTTGAAAAGGGAGACAGAAGGTTGATTTTTGACGATGTGCTCATCAGAGTTAGTGAAAAGTTCGCTCTCGAATTCCATGTTGATACAGATGAAGCAAACGCAGCATTGTTAAAGACAGGAGATGTCGTCTACATTGTAGAAGAACTATAA
- a CDS encoding LacI family DNA-binding transcriptional regulator, which yields MTVKEIANLCGVSVATVSRVFNEPEKVKPETREKVLQVAQKYGYMPHAIAKSLRTKKTGVYSLTVMSSVELVFEDSYVSKFLRGAVKYFSSNGLKLIIDVFTKGDIVGYYRKIVSSKLVDGYILMDIKDDDVRVDLLNELGVPFVCVGRNNKNNFVYVDTDNYLGGRQAGEHLKELGCENILFIGGDPSLPFEKERLRGFVSGLEGFKGTLYKEYANYDQEIAQKIVERYLDKIDGIFCTSDVIAYAALRVCERNGVEIPIVGYDNILLSEIANITTVDQNIHLVGEKVAQKVHEMVSGEQVESEVINTQLVVRGTKKFLNFSKGGRGV from the coding sequence ATGACTGTGAAGGAGATTGCCAATCTGTGTGGGGTTTCCGTTGCAACAGTTTCAAGGGTTTTCAACGAGCCGGAGAAAGTAAAACCGGAGACCAGAGAAAAGGTCTTGCAAGTAGCACAGAAATACGGATACATGCCACATGCAATTGCAAAGTCTTTAAGAACTAAAAAGACGGGTGTTTATTCGCTTACAGTGATGAGTAGTGTCGAGCTCGTTTTTGAGGATTCTTATGTGTCCAAATTTTTGCGAGGTGCCGTGAAGTACTTTTCCTCAAATGGACTCAAGCTTATTATCGATGTTTTTACAAAAGGAGATATAGTGGGCTACTATAGGAAAATTGTTTCTTCAAAACTTGTCGATGGATACATACTGATGGACATAAAAGACGATGATGTAAGGGTTGACTTGTTAAATGAACTTGGCGTGCCTTTCGTTTGCGTGGGACGAAACAACAAAAACAATTTTGTGTACGTTGACACTGACAACTACTTAGGTGGACGTCAAGCAGGAGAACATCTCAAAGAACTCGGGTGTGAAAATATTCTTTTCATAGGTGGTGATCCTTCACTACCGTTTGAAAAGGAACGTTTAAGAGGTTTCGTCTCCGGGTTAGAAGGTTTTAAAGGCACTCTTTACAAAGAGTATGCAAATTACGATCAAGAAATTGCCCAAAAAATTGTCGAACGGTACTTGGATAAGATCGACGGAATTTTTTGTACATCGGATGTCATAGCTTACGCAGCTTTGAGGGTGTGTGAAAGAAACGGTGTGGAAATCCCTATAGTCGGCTACGACAATATTTTACTGTCAGAAATAGCAAATATCACAACCGTTGATCAGAACATTCATCTTGTAGGAGAAAAGGTTGCTCAGAAAGTCCATGAAATGGTTTCTGGTGAACAAGTGGAATCAGAGGTAATCAATACACAGTTGGTCGTCAGAGGAACGAAAAAGTTCCTCAACTTTTCGAAAGGAGGTAGAGGTGTATGA
- a CDS encoding carbohydrate ABC transporter permease → MTEKRNSTAVIISYLILIAYTIATLFPFTWAILISLTPITYIDAQGNEKGVNIFDWPPKIKLFPKPSAFGAPLTFANYKLIFEVVPLYRRWLLNTIIYAGLLTLGNILLNSLGGYAFARLNFPLKNFWFTMFLATMMVPGQVTLIPQYNLLVRYGLVNTYTGLFLPKLTNVFGLFLMRQFFLNFPKELEEAARIDGSGILRTYFRIVLPNALPAVSALAIYTFLGAWNDFQWPLIILSNKEMYTLTLGLNFFKTSYYTYWQYMMAASIFMTVPMLIIFLSFQRYFIETGKAVAVKG, encoded by the coding sequence ATGACTGAAAAAAGGAATAGTACCGCTGTCATCATCTCTTACTTAATATTAATAGCTTACACGATTGCTACACTTTTTCCGTTTACGTGGGCAATTCTTATTTCACTTACGCCGATAACTTACATTGATGCCCAGGGAAATGAAAAAGGCGTGAACATATTCGATTGGCCTCCAAAAATCAAGCTTTTTCCAAAGCCTTCAGCTTTTGGTGCACCACTTACTTTTGCAAATTACAAACTCATATTTGAAGTTGTTCCATTGTACAGAAGGTGGTTATTGAACACAATCATCTATGCTGGTCTTTTGACGCTTGGAAACATCTTGCTAAATTCTCTCGGTGGATATGCGTTTGCGAGGTTGAATTTCCCGCTGAAGAATTTTTGGTTCACTATGTTTCTTGCTACGATGATGGTCCCCGGTCAAGTGACATTGATTCCGCAGTACAATTTGCTTGTCAGATACGGTCTTGTGAACACGTACACTGGATTGTTCCTCCCGAAACTTACCAACGTGTTCGGTTTGTTCCTGATGAGGCAATTTTTCTTAAATTTTCCAAAAGAGCTTGAAGAAGCAGCAAGAATCGATGGTTCAGGGATACTTAGAACCTATTTCAGGATTGTCTTACCGAACGCCTTGCCAGCGGTCAGTGCTTTGGCTATTTACACATTTCTTGGAGCTTGGAACGACTTCCAGTGGCCACTTATCATTTTGAGCAACAAAGAAATGTACACGCTCACACTTGGTCTCAACTTCTTTAAGACCTCTTACTACACATACTGGCAGTATATGATGGCTGCGTCGATCTTTATGACAGTACCAATGCTCATCATCTTTCTGTCGTTCCAGAGGTACTTCATTGAAACTGGAAAAGCGGTAGCAGTGAAAGGATGA